The Verrucomicrobiota bacterium JB022 sequence TGCCGCCGGCCGCCTGACGGTGGAGGCGAACGCCTTTTACACCGCGCTCGATGGCACCTTCACCACGTCCGAGATCCAGACCGACCCGTCTTCCGGCGAAGCCTTCCGCCTGCGTTACAACGGGCCCGATGCGGAGGTCGGCGGGTTGGAATTTAACGTAGGGGCCCTGCCGCTGGAAAACCTGCGCGTCGACCTCGGCTACGTCTTCCAGTTCGCCCGCTACAAGGATGATGTTGTGCTCTTCGACGACGGCGCGGGGCATGTGGTGACGGAAGACGACTTCCTCGAAACGCCCACCCACTACGGCGTCATTCAGCTTACCTATACCAATCCGGCAGCCGTCGATGTAGCGGTGAGCGCGATCTACACCGGCAGCATGAAGCAGATCAACGAGCGCACCGGCATCCTCAACGACGAGACCGACCGCTTCCTCGTCTGGAACGCCAGCCTCTCCCGCACGTTCAACTGGCAGGGCTACCCGGCGCTGACCTTGACCGCTGGCGTAAAGAACCTCTTCGACGAGCGCCAAGGCGACCTGGAGACGGGCGTCGATCGTGACCCTTACTACCTCTACGGCCCGCGCACGCCGCGCACGTGGTATATCTCCGGGCGTTTGAACTTCTGATTGAGGACCATTCGGCGGTGCAAGGGAACCGTTCATATCGTCCGATCAGGATGAAATGATATTTTCCCCTTGCGCCTCGCTGGGGGAGCGGCATGATGGGATCAATTATGCCGTTGTCCTATCAATTCTCATCAGAGTCCGTGGGTGAAGGTCACCCCGACAAAGTTGCTGACTATATCTCCGACAGCATTCTGGACGCCTGCCTTGAGCAGGACCCCAGCAGCCGGGTGGCTTGCGAAACGCTCGTGAAGAGCAACGTCGTATGCCTCGCGGGGGAAATCACCACGGGCGCGAAATTTGATTACAACGAAGTGGTGCGCGAAGCGATTCGCGATATCGGCTACATCAACGACGACGATGTCTTCCACGCCGATCACGTCTTCATCAACAATTACCTGACCCGCCAGTCCGCCGACATCGCCCAGGGCGTTGACGCCAAGAAGGCCGAAGGCAAGGACACCGAGGAGCAGGGCGCGGGCGACCAAGGCATCATGTTTGGCTTTGCCACGACGGAGACCGAAGAGCTGATGCCGGCCCCGATCATGTTTGCCCACCGCATCCTCCGCAAGTTGGCCGAGCTGCGCAAGGGCAAGGCCGTCGACTGGCTCCGCCCCGACGTGAAGAGCCAGGTGGCCCTGCACTACGAAGACGGCCAGATGGTGAGCATCGACAATGTCGTTGTCTCGACCCAGCACGCCGCCAGCGTGGGCCACAAGGAGATCAAGGAATTCATCATCGAAAACGTGATCAAGCAAGTGCTGCCGCAGGAGCTGATCAACGACAAGACCGAGTACCTGATCAACCCCACCGGCAAGTTTGTGATCGGTGGTCCGCAAGGCGACGCTGGCCTCACGGGCCGCAAGATTATCGTCGACACCTACGGCGGCGTCGGTCGCCACGGTGGCGGTGCCTTCTCCGGCAAGGACGCGACGAAGGTTGACCGCTCGGCCGCCTACATGTGCCGCTGGGTCGCCAAGAACGTGGTCGCCGCTGGACTCGCCGACCGTTGCGAGCTGCAAGTGGCCTACGCCATCGGCTATCCGCACCCGACTTCGATCCACCTCGACACCTTCGGCACCGGCCGCGAGAGCGACGAGGCCATCATCCGCGCGATCAAGGAAGTCTTCTCCTTCAAGCCGGCTGACATCATGAAGCAGCTCGACCTGCGTCGCCCGATCTTCCGCGGCTCCACCCACTACGGCCACTTCGGCAAGGCCGACATGCCGTGGGAAAGCATCGCCAAGGCCGAAGACCTCAAGAAGGCGATCCGCTAAGAATACATCTGAACAGAAGCCAACGAAGGTAACGAAGAAAAAACCTAACCAGATCTTCGTCTAACCTTCGTTTGCTTCGTTATCTTCTGTAAATCCCAATTTCTTTATATTTATGTCTACCGATACTTTGACCAAGGCCGACTACAAGGTTGCCAACATCAACCTGGCCGACTACGGCGCCAAGGAAGTCCGCATCGCCGAGCACGAGATGCCCGGCCTGATGGCCACCCGCGAAAAGTACGCCAAGGACCAACCGCTCGCCGGCGTCCGCATCATGGGCTCCCTGCACATGACGATCCAGACGGCGGTGCTGATCGAGACCCTCAAGGCTCTCGGCGCCGACGTCCGCTGGTGCTCCTGCAACATT is a genomic window containing:
- the metK gene encoding methionine adenosyltransferase produces the protein MPLSYQFSSESVGEGHPDKVADYISDSILDACLEQDPSSRVACETLVKSNVVCLAGEITTGAKFDYNEVVREAIRDIGYINDDDVFHADHVFINNYLTRQSADIAQGVDAKKAEGKDTEEQGAGDQGIMFGFATTETEELMPAPIMFAHRILRKLAELRKGKAVDWLRPDVKSQVALHYEDGQMVSIDNVVVSTQHAASVGHKEIKEFIIENVIKQVLPQELINDKTEYLINPTGKFVIGGPQGDAGLTGRKIIVDTYGGVGRHGGGAFSGKDATKVDRSAAYMCRWVAKNVVAAGLADRCELQVAYAIGYPHPTSIHLDTFGTGRESDEAIIRAIKEVFSFKPADIMKQLDLRRPIFRGSTHYGHFGKADMPWESIAKAEDLKKAIR